A portion of the Etheostoma cragini isolate CJK2018 chromosome 13, CSU_Ecrag_1.0, whole genome shotgun sequence genome contains these proteins:
- the LOC117956017 gene encoding schwannomin-interacting protein 1-like, with protein MLTNRGVGVGVEEGRGGLWRDVWDKEEEEDFRKCRVAVVTSRFHNHRNLQLCFINYSDSDDDEEASNRNKKVSMATGRNGCHAAGLKQEVAIALRTLRDELLAEQKESELQRLTGSSCVAERKHLERWELQERSEQQLSSLRASLQQEVHALSSDLVTHLLVRDQLRTKQDAMLLDVQDLT; from the exons atgttgacaaat aggggggtgggggtgggggtggaggagggCCGGGGAGGACTGTGGAGAGACGTCTgggacaaagaggaggaggaagacttCAGGAAGTGTAGAGTCGCTGTCGTCACGTCACG ATTTCACAACCACAGAAACCTGCAGCTGTGCTTCATCAACTACAGCGACAGCGACGATGACGAGGAAGCAAGCAACAGGAACAAAAAG GTTTCCATGGCAACGGGGCGTAACGGTTGCCATGCCGCCGGGCtaaaacaggaagtggccaTCGCTCTGAGGACACTAAGAGACGAACTGCTGGCTGAGCAGAAGGAGAGCGAG TTACAGCGTCTGACCGGCAGCAGCTGCGTTGCTGAGCGGAAACATCTGGAGCGCTGGGAGCTGCAGGAGAGATCAGAGCAGCAGCTCAGCAGCCTGAGAGCATCACTTCAACAGGAAGTACAcg CTCTGAGCTCCGATCTGGTGACACACTTGTTGGTCCGAGACCAGCTGAGGACAAAGCAGGACGCCATGCTGCTGGATGTTCAGGACCTGACCTAA
- the LOC117956018 gene encoding flavin-containing monooxygenase FMO GS-OX-like 4, with the protein HVTLIQDGSVSAADVLLLCTGYNFRYPFLEGRQLGLEIQDHVMTPLYRFLTPPAFPSLFFIGIVKMVCPFPNFHVQVQFCLAVLDGSVALPSCSQMEAEVRREQQEKLARGVEHRHLHMMQLEQWDYCEALARAGGFAPLPPVVRSLYEEVWRQRGVHPQRYRDLNYRLVSDTRWEARN; encoded by the exons CATGTGACCCTGATCCAGGACGGCTCCGTGAGTGCCGCTGACGTCCTGCTGCTCTGCACCGGCTATAACTTCCGGTACCCGTTCCTGGAGGGGCGGCAGCTGGGCCTGGAGATCCAGGACCACGTGATGACGCCGCTGTACCGGTTCCTGACGCCGCCGGCCTTCCCCTCGCTCTTCTTCATCGGCATCGTCAAGATGGTCTGCCCCTTCCCCAACTTCCACGTCCAG GTGCAGTTCTGCCTGGCGGTGCTCGACGGCTCGGTGGCGTTGCCGTCCTGCAGCCAGATGGAGGCGGAGGTGCGGCGGGAGCAGCAGGAGAAGCTGGCGCGCGGCGTGGAGCACCGCCACCTGCACATGATGCAGCTGGAGCAGTGGGACTACTGCGAGGCGCTGGCGCGCGCCGGGGGCTTCGCACCGCTGCCGCCCGTCGTCCGCAGCCTGTACGAGGAGGTGTGGCGGCAGCGCGGCGTGCACCCCCAACGCTACCGGGACCTCAACTACCGGCTGGTCAGCGACACCCGCTGGGAGGCGCGCAACTGA
- the LOC117955671 gene encoding P2Y purinoceptor 3-like, whose translation MGLSQVSNVTPDIASAALSVLPNASGTLPTPSLSPPSCSIDESYKYVFLPVCYSVTFVFSLMLNSVVLLRSCGAAGGGGNSVGGGGVRRWNTSLIYMVNLATTDLMYGLSLPFLVASYVLRDRWVFGDFMCRLVRFLFYFNLYCSIFFLTCISVHRYLGICHPMRTITLESKRMVKGTCALVWVVVFILTCPIFRFAQTGYVRRGGDVPVVPGGEREHSNSSGSQPEAEGGYMNCWDDAIDKEFADYVPYGVVLHVLGFFVPFVIIAWCYSQVVRTIFQTMRSPPSSLEGGEGGEDGTAVDGVNERVRDRDRTSVSISGSQYSHYIRRRRKSIKTIVTITLLFALCFLPFHVTRTLFLLLRRGRLGSCAAMKTVSICYKVTRPLASCNAWLNALLYFLTGDKGAPWCGPAERSVRRDRRSGSLWWPLKILKKEDDHEAAEKIERAAHTENESKSSRVIF comes from the exons ATGGGACTCAGCCAAGTCTCCAACGTCACCCCCGACATTGCTTCGGCGGCATTGAGCGTCCTTCCCAACGCCTCCGGCACGCTTCCCACGCCGTCCCTGTCTCCGCCGTCCTGCAGCATTGACGAATCTTACAAGTACGTCTTCCTGCCCGTCTGCTACTCGGTGACCTTCGTCTTCAGCCTCATGCTCAACTCCGTGGTGCTGCTGCGCTCCTGCGGCGCCGCCGGCGGGGGGGGGAACAGCGTCGGTGGCGGCGGCGTGCGGCGCTGGAACACCTCGCTGATCTACATGGTGAACCTGGCCACCACAGACCTTATGTACGGCCTGTCGCTCCCCTTCCTCGTGGCGAGCTACGTGCTGCGAGACCGCTGGGTGTTCGGGGACTTCATGTGTCGACTTGTCCGCTTCCTCTTCTACTTCAACCTCTACTGCTCCATCTTCTTCCTCACCTGCATCTCCGTGCACAG GTACTTGGGCATCTGCCACCCGATGAGGACGATCACTCTGGAGAGCAAGCGCATGGTGAAGGGgacttgtgcgttggtgtggGTCGTCGTCTTCATCCTCACCTGCCCCATCTTCAGGTTCGCCCAGACGGGATACGTCCGGCGAGGCGGCGATGTTCCCGTGGTGCCTGGCGGGGAAAGGGAACACAGCAACAGCTCTGGGTCTCAGCCAGAGGCCGAAGGAGGGTACATGAACTGCTGGGACGACGCCATCGATAAGGAGTTTGCCGACTACGTCCCGTACGGGGTCGTCCTCCACGTGCTGGGCTTCTTTGTGCCATTCGTCATCATTGCCTGGTGCTACTCTCAGGTCGTCAGGACGATATTTCAGACGATGCGCTCCCCGCCCAGTTCCCTCGAAGGTGGAGAAGGCGGCGAGGACGGCACGGCGGTCGATGGCGTGAACGAAAGAGTCAGAGACCGCGACAGGACGTCGGTGTCCATCTCCGGGTCGCAGTACTCACACTACATCCGGCGGCGACGGAAATCGATAAAAACCATCGTGACGATCACTCTGCTGTTTGCGCTCTGCTTCCTGCCGTTCCACGTGACGCGGACGCTGTTCCTGCTGCTGCGGCGGGGGCGGCTCGGCAGCTGCGCCGCCATGAAGACGGTATCCATCTGCTACAAGGTCACGCGGCCGCTGGCGTCCTGCAACGCCTGGCTCAACGCCCTCCTGTACTTCCTGACAGGGGACAAGGGCGCCCCCTGGTGCGGGCCGGCAGAACGCAGCGTCCGCAGAGACCGCCGCAGTGGCTCCCTCTGGTGGCCGCTGAAGATCCTGAAAAAAGAGGACGACCACGAGGCGGCCGAGAAGATCGAAAGAGCTGCGCACACGGAGAACGAGTCCAAGTCTTCGAGGGTCATCTTCTAG